A stretch of the Vidua chalybeata isolate OUT-0048 chromosome Z, bVidCha1 merged haplotype, whole genome shotgun sequence genome encodes the following:
- the UBQLN1 gene encoding ubiquilin-1 isoform X2: MSDRAEGPAGGPPGSPTRDSAGVSEPRIIKVTVKTPKEKEEFAVSETSSIRQFKEEISKRFKSHIDQLVLIFAGKILKDQDTLTQHGIHDGLTVHLVIKTQNRSQDHPTQQANTTGSTDTTSTSSSSTSTPASTNSNPFGLGGLGGLAGLSSLGLNTSNFSELQSQMQRQLMSNPEMMVQIMENPFVQSMLSNPDLMRQLIMANPQMQQLMQRNPEISHMLNNPDIMRQTLELARNPAMMQEMMRNQDRALSNLESIPGGYNALRRMYTDIQEPILNAAQEQFGGNPFASLVSNASAGGNNQPSRTENRDPLPNPWAPQSSSQTSTTNTSTSGETSGSSNADNSTSGTTGQSSTGPNLGPGLGAGMFNTPGMQSLLQQITENPQLMQNMLSAPYMRSMMQSLSQNPDLAVQMMLNNPLFVGNPQLQEQMRQQLPTFLQQMQNPDTLSAMSNPRAMQALLQIQQGLQTLATEAPGLIPGFNPGLGGVGSSGAPTASTVPSSVSTENTSTASGTAEPGHQQFVHQMLQALAGANAQLENPEVRFQQQLEQLSAMGFLNREANLQALIATGGDISAAIERLLGSQPS; the protein is encoded by the exons ATGTCGGACAGAGCGGAGGGGCCCGCGGGGGGCCCCCCTGGCTCGCCCACCCGCGACTCCGCCGGTGTCTCCGAGCCGCGGATCATCAAAGTCACGGTGAAGACTCCCAAGGAGAAAGAGGAGTTCGCCGTTTCCGAGACCAGCAGCATCCGGCAG ttcaaGGAAGAAATCTCTAAGCGTTTCAAGTCCCACATTGATCAGCTTGTATTGATATTTGctggaaaaattttaaaagatcaaGATACTTTGACTCAGCACGGAATTCATGATGGACTCACTGTTCACCTGGTtatcaaaacacaaaacag ATCACAAGACCACCCAACTCAACAGGCAAACACCACTGGGAGTACTGATACCACATCAACATCAAGCAGTAGCACCTCAACACCAGCGTCAACAAATAGTAATCCCTTTGGCTTGG GTGGCCTTGGAGGTTTGGCAGGCCTGAGTAGCCTGGGCTTAAATACTTCAAACTTCTCGGAGTTGCAAAGTCAGATGCAACGACAACTTATGTCCAACCCAGAAATGATGGTTCAGATAATGGAGAATCCATTTGTTCAGAGCATGCTTTCAAATCCCGACCTGATGAGGCAGTTAATTATGGCTAACCCTCAAATGCAGCAACTGATGCAGAGAAATCCAGAAATCAGTCACATGCTGAATAATCCAGATATAATGAGACAG ACACTAGAACTTGCTAGAAACCCTGCAATGATGCAGGAAATGATGCGAAACCAGGACCGAGCGTTGAGCAACCTTGAAAGTATACCAGGGGGATACAATGCCTTGCGGCGTATGTACACAGACATTCAGGAGCCAATACTGAAtgcagcacaggaacag TTTGGAGGTAACCCATTTGCTTCTTTAGTAAGCAATGCATCAGCAGGAGGGAACAATCAGCCATCTCGTACAGAAAATAGAGATCCTCTGCCAAATCCGTGGGCTCCTCAGTCCAGCTCACAGACTTCCACAACAAATACCAGCACTAGTGGAGAGACCAGTGGCAGCAGTAATGCTGACAATAGCACTTCAGGCACAACAGGACAGAGCTCAACTGGACCAAATTTGGGACCTGGGCTTGGAG cTGGTATGTTCAACACACCAGGAATGCAGAGCTTACTACAGCAGATAACAGAAAACCCACAACTTATGCAGAATATGTTGTCTGCACCCTACATGAGAAGCATGATGCAATCATTAAGCCAGAATCCTGATCTTGCAGTACAG ATGATGTTGAATAATCCTTTATTTGTTGGAAATCCTCAACTTCAGGAACAAATGAGACAACAACTTCCTACTTTCCTTCAGCAA ATGCAGAATCCTGACACGTTATCAGCTATGTCAAACCCCAGAGCAATGCAGGCTCTGCTACAGATTCAGCAGGGCTTGCAGACATTAGCAACAGAAGCACCGGGGCTTATACCAGG GTTTAATCCTGGTTTGGGTGGAGTGGGAAGCAGCGGAGCTCCTACAGCATCCACTGTACCTAGTTCTGTTTCCACTGAAAATACAAGTACAGCTTCAGGAACTGCTGAACCTGGTCACCAACAGTTTGTCCACCAGATGTTGCAGGCACTTGCTGGTGCAAATGCTCAG
- the UBQLN1 gene encoding ubiquilin-1 isoform X1, with the protein MSDRAEGPAGGPPGSPTRDSAGVSEPRIIKVTVKTPKEKEEFAVSETSSIRQFKEEISKRFKSHIDQLVLIFAGKILKDQDTLTQHGIHDGLTVHLVIKTQNRSQDHPTQQANTTGSTDTTSTSSSSTSTPASTNSNPFGLGGLGGLAGLSSLGLNTSNFSELQSQMQRQLMSNPEMMVQIMENPFVQSMLSNPDLMRQLIMANPQMQQLMQRNPEISHMLNNPDIMRQTLELARNPAMMQEMMRNQDRALSNLESIPGGYNALRRMYTDIQEPILNAAQEQFGGNPFASLVSNASAGGNNQPSRTENRDPLPNPWAPQSSSQTSTTNTSTSGETSGSSNADNSTSGTTGQSSTGPNLGPGLGAGMFNTPGMQSLLQQITENPQLMQNMLSAPYMRSMMQSLSQNPDLAVQMMLNNPLFVGNPQLQEQMRQQLPTFLQQMQNPDTLSAMSNPRAMQALLQIQQGLQTLATEAPGLIPGFNPGLGGVGSSGAPTASTVPSSVSTENTSTASGTAEPGHQQFVHQMLQALAGANAQQLENPEVRFQQQLEQLSAMGFLNREANLQALIATGGDISAAIERLLGSQPS; encoded by the exons ATGTCGGACAGAGCGGAGGGGCCCGCGGGGGGCCCCCCTGGCTCGCCCACCCGCGACTCCGCCGGTGTCTCCGAGCCGCGGATCATCAAAGTCACGGTGAAGACTCCCAAGGAGAAAGAGGAGTTCGCCGTTTCCGAGACCAGCAGCATCCGGCAG ttcaaGGAAGAAATCTCTAAGCGTTTCAAGTCCCACATTGATCAGCTTGTATTGATATTTGctggaaaaattttaaaagatcaaGATACTTTGACTCAGCACGGAATTCATGATGGACTCACTGTTCACCTGGTtatcaaaacacaaaacag ATCACAAGACCACCCAACTCAACAGGCAAACACCACTGGGAGTACTGATACCACATCAACATCAAGCAGTAGCACCTCAACACCAGCGTCAACAAATAGTAATCCCTTTGGCTTGG GTGGCCTTGGAGGTTTGGCAGGCCTGAGTAGCCTGGGCTTAAATACTTCAAACTTCTCGGAGTTGCAAAGTCAGATGCAACGACAACTTATGTCCAACCCAGAAATGATGGTTCAGATAATGGAGAATCCATTTGTTCAGAGCATGCTTTCAAATCCCGACCTGATGAGGCAGTTAATTATGGCTAACCCTCAAATGCAGCAACTGATGCAGAGAAATCCAGAAATCAGTCACATGCTGAATAATCCAGATATAATGAGACAG ACACTAGAACTTGCTAGAAACCCTGCAATGATGCAGGAAATGATGCGAAACCAGGACCGAGCGTTGAGCAACCTTGAAAGTATACCAGGGGGATACAATGCCTTGCGGCGTATGTACACAGACATTCAGGAGCCAATACTGAAtgcagcacaggaacag TTTGGAGGTAACCCATTTGCTTCTTTAGTAAGCAATGCATCAGCAGGAGGGAACAATCAGCCATCTCGTACAGAAAATAGAGATCCTCTGCCAAATCCGTGGGCTCCTCAGTCCAGCTCACAGACTTCCACAACAAATACCAGCACTAGTGGAGAGACCAGTGGCAGCAGTAATGCTGACAATAGCACTTCAGGCACAACAGGACAGAGCTCAACTGGACCAAATTTGGGACCTGGGCTTGGAG cTGGTATGTTCAACACACCAGGAATGCAGAGCTTACTACAGCAGATAACAGAAAACCCACAACTTATGCAGAATATGTTGTCTGCACCCTACATGAGAAGCATGATGCAATCATTAAGCCAGAATCCTGATCTTGCAGTACAG ATGATGTTGAATAATCCTTTATTTGTTGGAAATCCTCAACTTCAGGAACAAATGAGACAACAACTTCCTACTTTCCTTCAGCAA ATGCAGAATCCTGACACGTTATCAGCTATGTCAAACCCCAGAGCAATGCAGGCTCTGCTACAGATTCAGCAGGGCTTGCAGACATTAGCAACAGAAGCACCGGGGCTTATACCAGG GTTTAATCCTGGTTTGGGTGGAGTGGGAAGCAGCGGAGCTCCTACAGCATCCACTGTACCTAGTTCTGTTTCCACTGAAAATACAAGTACAGCTTCAGGAACTGCTGAACCTGGTCACCAACAGTTTGTCCACCAGATGTTGCAGGCACTTGCTGGTGCAAATGCTCAG